Proteins found in one Xyrauchen texanus isolate HMW12.3.18 chromosome 30, RBS_HiC_50CHRs, whole genome shotgun sequence genomic segment:
- the irf4l gene encoding interferon regulatory factor 4 encodes MSVSSGNGKLRQWLIEQVDTGKYPGLVWEDRDRTTFRIPWKHAGKQDYNRDEDAALFKAWALFKGKYREGVDKPDPPTWKTRLRCALNKSSDFEELVNRSQLDISEPFKVYKVIPEGSKRGPKFYDKASLPSGHHNYPLDPSYEALQGQVCNFLSAGDRSWRDFLCDQNPVSDIHSFSQTPHWDTGYQISGSFYCSSSLDSPPSPFILDSSMRSAEAMALSDARLQVTVFSGECLVADVTVMSVQGCRLVPYDDNWPYSGPELVSLPQTEGGELEGGVQLWMMPDGLYARRFCESRVYCDVAHANTKLCKLEREQTTKLLDTQLFLTGFQ; translated from the exons ATGTCCGTGAGTTCCGGGAACGGGAAGCTGCGTCAGTGGTTGATCGAGCAGGTGGACACGGGGAAATATCCGGGTTTGGTGTGGGAGGACAGAGACCGGACCACATTCCGCATCCCCTGGAAACACGCCGGGAAACAAGATTATAACAGAGATGAGGACGCGGCGCTGTTCAAG GCCTGGGCTCTGTTTAAGGGAAAGTATCGTGAGGGTGTAGATAAACCCGATCCACCCACCTGGAAAACCCGTCTCAGGTGCGCACTGAACAAGAGTAGTGACTTTGAAGAGCTTGTGAACCGAAGTCAACTGGACATTTCAGAACCATTTAAAGTTTATAAAGTCATTCCAGAGGGGAGCAAAAGAg GACCAAAGTTTTATGATAAAGCTTCATTGCCTTCAGGTCACCACAACTACCCATTAGACCCTTCATATGAGGCTCTGCAGGGTCAG GTGTGTAACTTCCTGTCTGCCGGCGACAGGAGCTGGAgggacttcctgtgtgatcagaACCCAGTATCAGATATTCACTCATTCAGTCAAACCCCTCACTGGGACACTG GATACCAGATAAGTGGATCTTTCTACTGCTCCAGTTCACTGGACTCCCCTCCGTCCCCCTTCATTCTGGACTCAAGCATGAGATCAGCAGAGGCCATGGCACTCTCTG ATGCCCGTCTGCAGGTAACCGTGTTCAGCGGCGAGTGTCTGGTCGCTGACGTCACGGTCATGAGCGTACAGGGCTGCCGACTGGTGCCATATGATGATAACTGGCCGTACAGCGGCCCGGAGCTGGTCTCTCTCCCTCAGACAGAGGGAGGAGAGCTGGAAGGTGGCGTTCAGCTCTGGATGATGCCCGACGGTCTGTACGCCCGACGCTTCTGCGAGAGCAGAGTCTACTGCGACGTGGCACACGCAAACACCAAACTCTGCAAACTGGAGAGAGAGCAAACCACCAAACTACTGGACACACAGCTGTTCCTAACAGGTTTCCAATGA